The Clostridium sp. AWRP genome has a window encoding:
- a CDS encoding ABC transporter permease: MNSTFIISVFAAGVIAGTPLLYACLGELISERAGVMNLGVEGMMLVGAVTGFIVSIHTKNQWLGFIAGITAGAALAFFHAVLTIKLKANQVASGVALTIFGTGLSAYLGKSYIGALPAASFKAIDIPLLSKIPVIGTILFKNDLLVYLSFILVFVIWFVLYKTKSGLIVRAAGENPGAADAAGINIFLVRYICVILGGMLSGAGGAYISLAYSPSWSENMTAGRGWIAIALVIFALWDPIRAVVGAYIFGIISSLGLHLQAFGFVIPTYILQMLPYIFTFVVLIFTTRETKSRPSAMPKALGISYSREER, encoded by the coding sequence ATGAATAGTACTTTTATAATTTCAGTGTTTGCAGCGGGAGTTATTGCAGGAACGCCTTTATTATATGCTTGTCTTGGAGAACTTATATCAGAGAGAGCAGGAGTAATGAATTTAGGTGTAGAAGGCATGATGCTTGTAGGTGCTGTGACAGGATTTATAGTTAGCATTCATACTAAAAATCAATGGTTGGGATTTATAGCAGGGATTACAGCTGGTGCGGCTTTAGCATTTTTTCATGCTGTTCTCACTATAAAGTTAAAAGCCAATCAGGTAGCTAGTGGTGTGGCACTTACTATATTTGGAACGGGACTTAGTGCATACCTTGGGAAATCTTACATAGGAGCGCTTCCAGCTGCTTCATTTAAAGCTATAGATATTCCACTTTTAAGTAAAATACCAGTAATAGGAACAATACTTTTCAAAAATGATCTTTTGGTGTATTTGAGTTTTATATTGGTTTTTGTAATTTGGTTTGTGCTTTATAAAACTAAATCGGGACTTATAGTAAGGGCCGCTGGAGAAAATCCTGGTGCTGCAGATGCTGCAGGAATAAATATTTTTTTGGTAAGATATATATGTGTTATTTTAGGTGGTATGCTGTCCGGGGCAGGAGGTGCCTATATATCTCTTGCTTATTCTCCTTCATGGAGTGAAAATATGACAGCAGGGCGGGGATGGATTGCCATAGCTCTTGTGATATTTGCATTGTGGGATCCAATTCGTGCTGTAGTAGGAGCTTACATTTTTGGAATTATAAGTTCACTGGGACTTCACCTTCAAGCTTTTGGTTTTGTTATTCCTACATACATACTACAAATGCTTCCTTATATTTTTACTTTTGTAGTTCTAATCTTTACAACCAGAGAAACTAAAAGTAGACCTTCAGCTATGCCTAAAGCTTTAGGTATTTCATATTCAAGGGAAGAAAGATAA